The genomic window GCCAAGCCCACGAAGTCCGCGGAGGCCACTCAGGTGGTCCGCGACGACAGCCACCGCCTGTCCACGGCCGCCGACGGCAAGGTCACCGTCGTGGAGTTCCTCGACTTCGAGTGCGAGGCCTGCGGTGCCGCCTACCCCGGCGTGGAGAAGCTGCGCGCCGAGTACGGCGACAAGATCACCTACGTGGTGCGGTACTTCCCGATCGCCAGCCACCCCAACGCCTTCAATGCCGCCCACGCCGCTGAGGCTGCCGCCCGTCAGGGCAAGTTCGAGGACATGTACGTCAAACTGTTCGACAACCAGGCCGCGTGGGGCCACACCGAGCAGTCCCGGGCGCCGGTCTTCGAGCAGTACGCGAGCGAGCTCGGCCTCGACATGACGAAGTTCAA from Actinoplanes derwentensis includes these protein-coding regions:
- a CDS encoding DsbA family protein produces the protein MRARLRLLRAGVDAVGGTYVRGVIVQDTSAPQRGRRAGTGPAKPTKSAEATQVVRDDSHRLSTAADGKVTVVEFLDFECEACGAAYPGVEKLRAEYGDKITYVVRYFPIASHPNAFNAAHAAEAAARQGKFEDMYVKLFDNQAAWGHTEQSRAPVFEQYASELGLDMTKFKADVAGPEVAERVKSDAADGTALGVQGTPTFFVNGEKYTEQPTYEALKATIDNALAP